One Proteinivorax tanatarense DNA segment encodes these proteins:
- a CDS encoding REP-associated tyrosine transposase encodes MPLKHYYQGHHYYFITTITKNRTPIFEDTIACELFLNILTYHKFNCNYNIIAFVIMPDHAHIVIQPTNEENNISLIMKKIKGSFSRCYNKKYHRHGAVFQQGFYDRIVKDEKELEKTIDYIHHNPVRSKLVSEADKYNYSSYNFYHNNYKRFSLILHNDFD; translated from the coding sequence GTGCCTCTTAAACATTATTACCAAGGACACCATTATTATTTCATAACTACAATAACTAAAAATCGAACACCTATATTTGAAGATACTATTGCCTGTGAGTTATTTTTGAATATTTTAACCTACCATAAATTTAACTGTAACTATAACATCATAGCTTTTGTTATCATGCCTGACCATGCTCATATAGTTATACAGCCCACTAATGAAGAAAATAACATCTCTCTAATTATGAAAAAAATAAAAGGTAGCTTTTCAAGGTGTTATAACAAAAAATATCACAGGCATGGTGCAGTTTTCCAACAAGGATTTTATGATAGGATAGTCAAAGATGAAAAAGAACTAGAAAAAACAATAGATTATATCCATCATAATCCAGTGAGATCTAAGTTAGTTTCAGAGGCAGATAAATACAATTATTCAAGTTATAATTTTTATCATAATAATTATAAGAGATTTAGTTTGATATTACATAATGATTTTGATTAA
- a CDS encoding PHP domain-containing protein, whose protein sequence is MLSKVAKVFVASILSVLLLSSFAVAEIKVNNPYENVKWDSFGQYKGNLHTHTNHSEKYNPSALKPEQLILEYSNRDYDILAITDHNTLTWPWDDYTKENSLKMLPVQGNEISNTHHLLSLFSDFNTTMSNEKEVLKQIGEKEGLAIMAHPGRYNASSKWYANLFVTYPHLVGMEVINQGDRYQDDREMWDKTLSVLPPDNLCWGFANDDTHKVEHIGRDWNIFLLPELTEEDLKDSMITGAFYFSSISTLENVVGCPPIINEINVDEKLNTISISAQNSQKVVWISEGNIIHIGDSVNYKNAKGMGSYVRAEIIGEGGVSYTQPFGIKK, encoded by the coding sequence ATGTTGTCGAAAGTAGCAAAGGTTTTTGTAGCCTCTATTTTATCGGTTTTGTTATTGTCGTCCTTTGCTGTAGCGGAAATTAAGGTAAATAATCCTTATGAAAATGTAAAATGGGATAGCTTTGGTCAATATAAAGGAAATTTGCATACTCACACAAACCACAGTGAAAAATACAATCCATCAGCGTTAAAGCCAGAACAACTTATTTTAGAATACAGTAATCGTGACTATGATATATTGGCTATAACAGACCACAACACATTAACTTGGCCATGGGATGATTATACTAAAGAAAATAGCTTAAAGATGTTACCAGTGCAAGGCAATGAAATATCTAACACTCACCATTTATTAAGCTTATTTTCTGATTTTAATACTACAATGAGTAATGAAAAAGAAGTTCTTAAGCAAATAGGAGAGAAAGAGGGGTTAGCTATTATGGCACACCCTGGCAGATATAACGCTTCCTCAAAATGGTATGCTAACTTATTTGTAACATACCCTCACCTTGTTGGCATGGAAGTTATTAATCAAGGTGATAGGTATCAAGATGACAGGGAAATGTGGGATAAAACATTATCTGTATTACCTCCGGACAATCTATGCTGGGGATTTGCCAATGACGACACCCATAAAGTTGAACATATAGGGAGAGATTGGAATATATTTCTACTACCGGAGCTAACTGAGGAAGATTTAAAAGATTCTATGATTACAGGAGCTTTTTACTTTTCCTCTATAAGTACATTAGAAAATGTTGTGGGGTGCCCTCCCATAATAAATGAGATAAATGTTGATGAAAAGCTGAATACAATTTCAATTAGCGCCCAAAATTCTCAAAAAGTAGTTTGGATATCAGAGGGGAATATAATTCATATAGGTGACTCGGTAAACTATAAGAACGCAAAAGGTATGGGGAGCTATGTTAGGGCAGAAATAATTGGAGAGGGAGGGGTGAGTTACACTCAGCCCTTTGGTATAAAAAAATAG
- a CDS encoding PTS sugar transporter subunit IIC, producing the protein MQSFIKFMEKYFMPYAAKIGKQRHLVAIRDGFIGIMPLIIAGSFAVLLNSTLFEIVPVLEPLKGINGNVWWGSFAIMTLLLVFSLGFNLAKGYKVDGLAAGLISVGAFIAVTPPAGEAGGYLDVGYLSATGLFTGILIAILTTEVFVRLTKRNIVIKMPDSVPPAVSRAFAAVIPGIIAIYVAGIIGHIFAAIGAISLQDFIYNTIQAPLEALGQGVFSAMILAMLINLFWFFGLHGASILDPIMNSVYLPALEANASAVQAGLAAEYNITRVFFDAYVHLGGSGATLGLIIAIFIVSKRRQEYRTVAKLGLPNGIFQINEPIIFGVPIVLNPILFIPFIITPAVLTLTAFLATASGLVPATYVAIPWISPPGVGAFLATGGSIKAALLALFNLCLSIAIYIPFIAIADKQAAKERNLE; encoded by the coding sequence ATGCAAAGTTTTATAAAGTTTATGGAAAAATATTTTATGCCTTACGCAGCAAAAATAGGGAAGCAACGACATTTGGTGGCAATTCGAGATGGATTTATAGGGATTATGCCGTTAATAATAGCGGGTTCTTTTGCGGTGTTGTTAAACTCTACTTTATTTGAGATAGTACCGGTATTAGAGCCTTTAAAAGGTATAAACGGCAATGTTTGGTGGGGTAGCTTTGCTATTATGACTCTTTTATTAGTCTTTTCTTTAGGGTTTAACCTAGCCAAGGGTTATAAAGTTGATGGATTGGCTGCAGGTTTGATTTCTGTAGGTGCTTTTATAGCAGTAACTCCACCAGCAGGAGAGGCAGGGGGTTATTTAGATGTAGGATACTTAAGCGCCACAGGATTATTTACGGGAATACTGATTGCGATATTGACAACAGAGGTTTTTGTCAGGTTGACAAAAAGAAATATCGTAATAAAAATGCCAGACTCAGTTCCACCAGCTGTTAGTAGAGCATTTGCCGCTGTAATTCCTGGAATCATTGCCATTTACGTAGCAGGAATTATAGGACATATATTTGCTGCTATTGGTGCTATAAGCCTTCAAGACTTTATTTATAATACAATTCAAGCACCACTTGAAGCTTTAGGGCAAGGTGTATTTTCCGCTATGATATTAGCTATGTTGATAAATTTATTCTGGTTTTTCGGTTTGCATGGGGCCAGCATATTAGATCCTATAATGAACTCTGTTTATCTACCAGCTCTTGAAGCAAATGCCAGTGCAGTACAAGCTGGGTTAGCAGCAGAGTATAATATTACAAGAGTATTTTTTGATGCCTATGTTCACTTAGGGGGTTCTGGAGCCACATTAGGCTTAATCATTGCAATATTCATTGTTAGTAAAAGAAGGCAAGAATATAGAACGGTTGCTAAGCTTGGACTTCCTAACGGTATTTTTCAAATCAACGAGCCAATCATTTTTGGCGTACCCATAGTATTAAACCCTATTTTGTTTATCCCATTTATCATAACACCAGCAGTATTGACATTAACAGCTTTTCTTGCAACGGCTAGTGGATTGGTTCCAGCAACATATGTTGCAATTCCATGGATTTCTCCCCCTGGGGTTGGCGCATTTTTAGCCACAGGAGGGAGTATAAAAGCAGCTTTGTTGGCGCTATTTAATCTTTGTTTATCAATAGCGATATATATACCATTTATAGCAATAGCTGATAAACAAGCTGCCAAAGAAAGAAACTTAGAGTAA
- a CDS encoding PTS lactose/cellobiose transporter subunit IIA produces the protein MDYESIILKIITHSGEAKSLCMEAIKYSKQGEIQKGRDCIEEAKQKLVLAHEVQTSLIQSEARGEKIEVSLLVVHAQDHLMNSMTVKDLAQEFIDLYSKVQRIESKVEQ, from the coding sequence ATGGACTATGAATCTATTATATTAAAGATAATCACTCATAGCGGAGAAGCAAAAAGTTTATGTATGGAAGCAATAAAGTATTCTAAACAAGGCGAAATTCAAAAGGGAAGAGATTGCATTGAAGAAGCAAAACAAAAATTAGTGTTAGCCCATGAAGTTCAAACTTCTTTAATTCAATCGGAGGCCCGAGGAGAAAAAATTGAAGTTTCACTACTAGTTGTGCATGCTCAAGATCATCTCATGAATTCAATGACAGTAAAAGACTTAGCTCAAGAGTTTATAGATTTATACAGCAAAGTTCAAAGAATAGAAAGTAAAGTAGAACAATAA
- a CDS encoding PTS sugar transporter subunit IIB: protein MGKIKIMLVCAAGMSTSLLVTKMNGAAVKEKLSVDILAVSESEADEHLDSIDILLLGPQVRYLKSNMEEKLHGKDVPVSVIDSIMYGRMDGEGVLKQALELVNK, encoded by the coding sequence ATGGGAAAAATTAAGATTATGTTAGTGTGTGCTGCGGGAATGTCAACTAGTTTGTTGGTAACTAAAATGAATGGTGCAGCAGTAAAAGAAAAGCTTTCAGTGGATATTTTAGCTGTTTCGGAATCAGAGGCTGATGAACATTTGGATTCTATTGATATACTTCTTTTGGGTCCACAAGTTCGGTACCTAAAAAGCAATATGGAAGAAAAATTGCATGGAAAGGATGTGCCTGTTTCTGTGATTGACAGTATTATGTATGGGCGCATGGATGGAGAAGGAGTTTTAAAGCAAGCCTTGGAATTAGTGAACAAATAG
- a CDS encoding HPr family phosphocarrier protein, whose protein sequence is MEKQTVRVRIKTGLHARPATVLVSAAKRYVSELTLQKGQSSANSKSIISVLGLCVKGGEVLDIIAEGQDEVKAVQAVKTLLEDESIA, encoded by the coding sequence GGGTAAGGATAAAAACGGGACTTCATGCTAGACCAGCCACTGTTTTAGTAAGTGCTGCTAAAAGATATGTTTCAGAGTTGACATTGCAAAAGGGTCAGAGCAGTGCTAACAGTAAAAGCATAATCTCAGTTTTAGGATTATGTGTTAAAGGTGGTGAGGTACTAGACATAATAGCTGAGGGACAGGATGAGGTGAAAGCAGTGCAGGCAGTAAAAACATTACTTGAAGATGAAAGCATCGCTTAA
- a CDS encoding stage III sporulation protein AH, translating into MIHIVIINIKNPTKQVYKDLLAVAFEVCDIFVLVVRKDLDKNDSLNTILQRLEPFLIKSREQSKWPGTTTYGEEPVAKVHYYRTDNAAKDILIQAADSLYKWIQPELPEDLSFLKREKEWLINTSHEKDCLIITNEKAEINNIVNIEGIKTKMEKIEG; encoded by the coding sequence GTGATCCATATAGTAATCATAAATATAAAAAATCCCACAAAGCAGGTATATAAAGACTTATTAGCTGTAGCTTTTGAGGTCTGTGATATATTTGTTTTAGTTGTAAGAAAAGACCTGGATAAGAATGATAGCTTAAATACTATTTTGCAAAGGCTTGAACCCTTTCTTATTAAAAGTAGAGAACAATCAAAATGGCCTGGCACAACTACTTATGGCGAAGAACCGGTAGCAAAGGTTCATTATTATAGAACCGATAATGCCGCCAAAGATATACTAATACAAGCCGCTGATTCACTATATAAATGGATCCAGCCCGAGCTTCCAGAAGACTTATCTTTTTTAAAAAGAGAAAAGGAATGGCTTATCAACACTTCACATGAGAAAGACTGTCTTATTATTACAAATGAAAAAGCAGAAATAAATAATATCGTTAATATTGAAGGAATTAAGACAAAGATGGAAAAAATAGAAGGTTAA
- the nagB gene encoding glucosamine-6-phosphate deaminase — protein sequence MKILVGKNYDRVSEMTANIIATKVKEKPDAVLGLATGGTPKGVYKRLIAMYNDKKIDFSKVKTFNLDEYYGLSSNHPQSYAYYMKTNFFDYINIKEENAHIPDGLAQDIDEECHRYEQAIKDCGGIDLQLLGIGHNGHIGFNEPDDALHTSTHLVNLHEKTISANSRFFGKDEEVPRQAITMGIGSIFGADEIVLIASGEDKAEIIAKMINGQLSSKLPASMLQIHKSLTIIIDEPIQKHLYAEGVLKEQLKVV from the coding sequence TTGAAAATATTAGTAGGGAAAAATTATGATAGAGTTAGCGAAATGACAGCAAATATAATTGCTACAAAAGTTAAAGAAAAACCTGATGCCGTTTTAGGACTAGCAACTGGTGGAACCCCCAAGGGTGTTTATAAGCGATTAATAGCTATGTACAATGATAAAAAAATTGACTTTTCCAAAGTTAAAACTTTTAACTTAGATGAATATTATGGCCTAAGTAGTAATCATCCTCAAAGCTATGCTTACTATATGAAGACTAATTTTTTTGACTATATTAACATCAAGGAGGAAAACGCCCATATCCCTGATGGATTAGCACAAGATATTGATGAAGAATGTCACCGGTATGAGCAGGCGATTAAAGATTGCGGTGGCATCGATTTACAACTTTTAGGTATCGGACATAATGGGCATATAGGCTTTAACGAGCCAGATGATGCATTGCATACTTCCACACACTTGGTAAACTTGCATGAAAAAACAATAAGTGCCAACAGTCGTTTTTTTGGAAAGGATGAAGAAGTTCCTCGTCAAGCGATAACTATGGGGATAGGCTCGATATTTGGAGCAGATGAAATTGTGTTGATAGCATCTGGGGAGGATAAAGCAGAAATTATTGCTAAAATGATAAATGGACAGTTATCATCAAAACTACCAGCTTCAATGCTTCAAATTCACAAATCGCTGACAATAATTATAGATGAGCCTATTCAAAAGCATCTTTATGCCGAAGGTGTGTTAAAAGAGCAGTTAAAAGTAGTGTAA
- a CDS encoding 6-phospho-beta-glucosidase has product MSKKLKIAVIGGGSSYTPELIDGIIQRAIELPVHEIQLVDIKEGEDKLNIIYSLTKRMIKKAGLDIEVYKTLNRRKAIANSDFVVTQIRVGGLKARALDEKIPIRYDVIGQETTGPGGFAKALRTMPVMLEICKEIEELAPNAWLINFTNPVSIITEMVLKHTNVKTIGLCNVPVGMVNNIAEILECDKANLKIDFIGLNHMVYGKRIYLEGIDITTKVIDKLMEGKSPNMRNIPDLNWDPELIKSLKVIPCPYHKYFYMKDKILEETKQGLTEQGTRAEQVMKIEEELFQLYSQKEVEEKPKKLEERGGAYYSEAAISLISAIYNDKSEIHTVNIGNNGAISSMPGNVVVEVNAVVGKNGAKPITVGELPTEIKGLVQMVKAYELLTVEAGVNQCYSSGLMALVSNPLVPSVDVAKQILDDIILENNRYITLD; this is encoded by the coding sequence ATGAGCAAAAAATTAAAAATTGCAGTAATTGGTGGTGGAAGCAGTTACACACCTGAACTTATCGATGGAATTATTCAAAGAGCTATTGAGTTGCCTGTACATGAAATACAATTAGTTGATATAAAAGAAGGAGAAGATAAGCTAAATATAATATATAGTTTAACAAAGAGAATGATTAAGAAAGCAGGACTTGATATTGAAGTTTACAAAACACTAAACAGAAGAAAAGCTATTGCAAATTCAGATTTTGTGGTTACACAAATTCGTGTTGGTGGTTTAAAAGCTAGAGCTTTAGATGAAAAAATACCTATAAGATATGATGTGATAGGCCAAGAAACAACAGGACCAGGAGGTTTTGCTAAAGCCCTTAGAACTATGCCCGTTATGTTAGAAATATGTAAAGAGATAGAGGAACTTGCACCAAATGCATGGTTGATAAACTTTACTAATCCCGTTAGCATAATTACAGAAATGGTACTAAAGCATACAAACGTTAAAACAATAGGTCTATGCAACGTTCCTGTTGGTATGGTCAATAACATAGCTGAAATTTTAGAATGTGATAAAGCTAATCTAAAGATCGACTTTATCGGACTAAATCATATGGTATATGGCAAAAGGATTTACTTGGAAGGAATAGATATTACAACAAAAGTTATAGATAAGTTGATGGAAGGCAAATCTCCCAACATGAGGAACATACCTGATTTAAATTGGGATCCTGAGCTGATAAAATCTTTAAAAGTTATACCTTGTCCTTACCATAAATATTTTTATATGAAAGACAAAATACTAGAGGAAACAAAACAAGGGTTAACTGAACAAGGCACTAGGGCAGAGCAGGTGATGAAAATAGAAGAAGAATTATTTCAGCTTTATTCACAAAAAGAGGTAGAAGAGAAGCCTAAAAAGTTGGAAGAACGAGGGGGAGCATACTACTCTGAAGCAGCAATATCCCTTATAAGTGCCATTTACAATGACAAAAGTGAGATTCATACAGTGAATATAGGTAATAATGGGGCTATTTCAAGTATGCCTGGTAACGTAGTAGTGGAAGTTAATGCTGTTGTGGGAAAAAACGGAGCAAAACCTATTACAGTAGGTGAACTTCCTACCGAAATAAAAGGACTAGTACAGATGGTTAAAGCTTACGAGCTCTTGACTGTAGAAGCGGGAGTAAACCAATGCTACAGCAGTGGATTAATGGCATTAGTTTCTAATCCCTTAGTTCCCTCAGTAGATGTTGCAAAGCAAATTTTAGATGATATAATTTTAGAAAATAATCGCTATATTACTTTGGATTAG
- the nagA gene encoding N-acetylglucosamine-6-phosphate deacetylase produces MKTIIKNAKVIAPHEVIDGSSVVIEEGKIVDVLDSTSKLSKKDHSVIDAQGKYLSPGFIDIHNHGNSGYDFMDSTFEAIEKIAEFHLKNGVTGFLATTITASKEETINALKNVKDYINNVQKDKAKIQSELLGVYLEGPYFSQKKKGAQPLKHIKNPDVNELKELVTISGNSIKVVALAPELQGASKVLGYLEKQGIAPFAGHTDGSFEEIKKAIFHGLVGTTHLFNGMRGFSHREPGAVGAVLIDERVMCELICDGIHVHPGAMELAYKLKGKEGLILVSDAMMAAGLPEGEYQLGGQKVFVKGKAARLENDSLAGSTLTLNKAVYNMINMVGIPVCEAVRMATLNPAQMIGVSRDKGSIEAGKDADLIIFDDEINVTDVIIGGITRRY; encoded by the coding sequence TTGAAAACAATTATCAAAAATGCAAAGGTTATAGCACCACATGAAGTTATTGACGGGTCCAGTGTTGTTATTGAGGAAGGGAAAATAGTAGATGTTTTAGATAGCACCAGTAAATTATCTAAAAAGGACCATTCAGTTATAGATGCCCAAGGAAAGTATTTATCTCCAGGATTTATTGATATCCATAATCATGGTAATTCTGGATATGATTTTATGGATAGTACTTTTGAAGCTATAGAAAAAATAGCGGAATTTCATTTAAAAAATGGTGTAACAGGCTTTTTAGCTACCACAATTACAGCGTCTAAGGAAGAAACTATAAACGCGCTAAAAAATGTAAAAGACTATATTAATAATGTCCAAAAAGATAAAGCAAAAATACAAAGTGAGTTACTAGGAGTGTATTTGGAAGGACCATATTTTTCGCAAAAGAAAAAAGGGGCACAACCCCTTAAGCATATAAAAAACCCTGATGTTAATGAATTAAAAGAGCTGGTAACTATCTCGGGAAACAGCATAAAGGTGGTGGCGTTAGCTCCTGAGTTGCAGGGGGCTAGTAAGGTTTTGGGATACCTGGAAAAACAAGGTATAGCACCGTTTGCTGGACATACCGATGGTTCTTTTGAAGAAATCAAAAAGGCTATTTTTCACGGATTGGTAGGTACAACTCACTTGTTTAATGGAATGAGAGGATTTTCCCATCGAGAGCCTGGTGCAGTAGGTGCTGTGTTAATTGATGAGCGTGTTATGTGTGAATTAATATGCGATGGAATCCATGTTCACCCCGGAGCTATGGAGCTAGCATATAAATTAAAGGGTAAAGAAGGACTGATTTTAGTGTCTGATGCTATGATGGCCGCTGGATTGCCAGAAGGTGAATATCAGTTAGGTGGGCAAAAAGTATTTGTTAAAGGTAAAGCGGCAAGGCTAGAAAACGACTCTTTAGCAGGATCCACCCTTACTTTAAATAAAGCTGTTTATAATATGATAAATATGGTTGGTATCCCTGTTTGCGAAGCAGTTCGCATGGCTACATTAAACCCTGCACAAATGATAGGGGTATCTCGAGATAAAGGGAGTATAGAAGCAGGCAAAGATGCGGACTTAATTATTTTTGACGATGAAATAAATGTAACAGATGTAATAATTGGTGGAATTACTAGGAGGTATTAA
- a CDS encoding chemotaxis protein CheX, protein MNAEFVNPFYQATTEVFKMMLDLDVSKDNIIQPASNKGDNAVSVKIDVTGDLSGVIIYRFPKQMPIEMIKIMSGMDIDTIDSFVTSALKEVTNIISGNAATNLSSSRYDCDISTPKVYIDKAPEIPKDTTSLALPLQTSIGEMEIDIALK, encoded by the coding sequence GTGAATGCTGAATTTGTAAACCCGTTTTATCAAGCTACCACTGAAGTTTTTAAAATGATGCTGGATTTAGATGTCAGTAAAGATAATATTATTCAACCCGCCTCTAACAAAGGTGACAATGCGGTCTCTGTTAAAATTGATGTAACTGGAGATTTGTCAGGTGTTATTATCTATAGATTTCCTAAACAAATGCCGATAGAAATGATTAAGATAATGTCTGGTATGGACATAGATACCATAGATAGCTTCGTAACTTCTGCGTTGAAGGAAGTTACAAATATAATAAGTGGAAATGCAGCCACAAACCTTTCTTCATCAAGGTATGATTGTGATATCTCAACCCCTAAGGTTTACATAGATAAAGCACCTGAGATTCCAAAGGACACTACCTCATTAGCTCTTCCATTACAAACCAGTATTGGAGAGATGGAAATAGACATAGCTTTAAAGTAG
- a CDS encoding bacteriohemerythrin, giving the protein MWKDKYKVGVEKVDNQHQELFSRVTDFVSTVRKDGDWEDKLEKVKSTMSFMQEYVVVHFDDEERYMKEINFPEYKEHVKIHEEFKNEVNQFAEKFEKEGFKEDLVQSFAGKLMAWLINHVASHDQKIADYANIKGGKK; this is encoded by the coding sequence ATGTGGAAAGATAAGTATAAAGTAGGTGTAGAAAAGGTCGATAATCAGCACCAAGAGTTATTTAGCAGAGTGACTGATTTTGTCAGCACTGTTCGTAAAGATGGTGATTGGGAAGATAAGTTAGAAAAAGTGAAATCTACCATGAGCTTTATGCAGGAATATGTTGTTGTTCATTTTGACGATGAGGAAAGGTATATGAAAGAGATTAACTTTCCTGAGTATAAAGAGCATGTAAAAATTCATGAAGAATTCAAAAATGAAGTAAATCAGTTTGCTGAAAAATTTGAAAAGGAAGGTTTTAAGGAAGACTTGGTTCAGTCTTTTGCCGGAAAACTTATGGCATGGCTTATAAACCATGTGGCATCCCATGACCAAAAAATTGCCGATTATGCGAATATCAAAGGAGGGAAGAAGTAG
- the chbG gene encoding chitin disaccharide deacetylase, with protein sequence MKKLIINADDLGLTEGCNRGIIECIKTGVVTSTTLMVNMPQAANAIKMALNNNINELGLHLTLTSGSPILPPEKVPTLVDSRGKFYRSIDRLLKVMDIEDVKKELEAQTAFYINYGLKLSHIDSHHHVHTHEVIKQIVAQIALKNRVPVRQTNEEMKNWLRGLGVATTDTCIMDFYGEDISVEKLKEHILSAKNGIIEVMSHPGYVDCNLKKISSYNLQREQELSILKDNQFMEWLSENKIELVSFTDI encoded by the coding sequence ATGAAGAAATTGATTATTAACGCAGATGACCTTGGCTTAACAGAAGGCTGCAATAGGGGAATAATAGAATGTATTAAAACCGGTGTTGTTACAAGTACAACTTTGATGGTTAATATGCCCCAAGCGGCAAATGCCATAAAAATGGCTTTGAATAACAACATAAATGAGCTAGGGCTGCACTTGACTTTAACTAGTGGCAGTCCCATCCTTCCCCCTGAAAAAGTTCCTACTTTAGTAGATTCTAGAGGAAAATTTTACCGAAGTATAGACAGACTATTAAAAGTGATGGACATAGAAGATGTAAAAAAAGAACTAGAAGCCCAAACTGCTTTCTACATAAACTATGGCTTAAAATTATCACACATAGATAGTCACCATCATGTTCATACCCATGAAGTAATAAAACAAATAGTTGCACAAATAGCATTAAAAAATAGAGTCCCGGTTAGACAAACAAATGAAGAAATGAAAAACTGGCTAAGGGGGCTAGGAGTAGCAACAACGGATACTTGTATTATGGATTTTTACGGAGAAGATATTTCTGTTGAAAAACTTAAAGAACATATCCTCAGTGCTAAAAATGGCATAATAGAAGTGATGTCTCATCCAGGATATGTTGATTGCAACTTAAAAAAAATAAGCTCATATAATCTACAGCGAGAGCAGGAACTCAGCATTTTAAAGGATAACCAGTTTATGGAATGGCTGTCAGAAAACAAGATAGAATTGGTTTCTTTTACTGATATATAA
- a CDS encoding HAD family hydrolase codes for MYKIIAIDIDGTLIDSGGNIQPNTAKAIKTACAQGIVVTLSTGRSYHSALYYAKKLNIKAPLISANGSMIRDPLNGEVKQCHNFSNKNLSKILGALKSEKELFIQGYHLDGIVSFGKNNIINLTKMLNGTNRFSLKNTLRMLKDYKESKVRIKRNLTVDDGYQIHKFFIVGPKKGCKFLEEKLERFQCVIEPHYIGNHGYLEIIPNRVSKGEGLRWLAKYYNIPMEQTIAIGDSGNDVSMFKKSGMAIAMANGTKEAKSNADHITFSNNDNGVATAIKEFALVSKKDFGIVKRIV; via the coding sequence ATGTATAAAATCATTGCTATTGATATTGATGGAACCCTTATAGATTCAGGGGGAAATATACAACCCAATACTGCAAAGGCAATTAAAACTGCCTGTGCTCAAGGGATAGTAGTTACATTATCTACTGGAAGGAGCTATCACTCCGCACTTTACTATGCTAAAAAACTTAATATAAAAGCACCTCTTATCAGCGCCAATGGCAGCATGATTCGCGATCCTTTAAATGGAGAGGTAAAGCAATGCCATAATTTTTCGAATAAAAATCTTAGCAAAATATTAGGTGCGCTTAAAAGCGAAAAAGAGCTATTTATTCAAGGTTACCATTTAGATGGTATAGTTTCCTTTGGCAAAAATAACATAATAAATTTAACTAAGATGTTAAATGGAACTAATAGATTCTCTTTAAAAAATACTTTGCGAATGTTAAAAGATTATAAAGAAAGCAAAGTTCGAATTAAAAGGAACCTAACAGTAGATGACGGGTATCAAATTCATAAATTTTTTATAGTAGGACCTAAAAAAGGGTGTAAATTTTTAGAGGAAAAGTTAGAAAGATTTCAGTGTGTTATTGAGCCCCACTATATAGGAAATCATGGTTATTTAGAGATAATACCCAATAGGGTGTCTAAAGGAGAAGGGTTACGTTGGTTAGCTAAATACTACAATATCCCTATGGAACAAACAATAGCCATAGGTGATAGCGGAAACGATGTTTCCATGTTTAAGAAATCTGGCATGGCAATAGCCATGGCAAATGGAACAAAGGAAGCCAAAAGCAATGCAGATCATATTACATTCAGTAATAATGACAACGGTGTTGCAACAGCGATAAAAGAGTTTGCATTAGTTAGTAAAAAAGATTTTGGTATAGTAAAGCGCATAGTATAA